Proteins encoded in a region of the Mesoflavibacter profundi genome:
- a CDS encoding DUF4114 domain-containing protein, protein MKQLFTLLILTYTIQLQAQTYQYLGTYTTDGTPNYLEPIGDVVSVETLEMISNSLPESYPVPEYNPHYITSGYDTNLEIEANADVWVTFVSEGAGYKNVLGYYTYDVNNPPTTTPQPEDITIIFPNVSALGSGGGLLVGDKVKIGSFTAGTGIGWVLLANAWNSNTSTVGNGLWQLYSNPEFNPEAQPELQHHNVLLNDPDNQRIILGFEDIRRDYGSCDNDFNDAVFYVTANPYTALRTTNYADVASATDVTSANDGGLESNGNLATLIAKRNFKRTKTGEVYNTKRLQNKFEKSSNMQLRNSNALVLANLIPDTGMYGVEQAYESSPEDLLGITNAVNIFSADFYKEDLRLAAVLATETEGSIYDHSKVICDRLNSSVLEDIRTVMVKGHQMISSKILRQTGETEFTLSFSVKKGMNNYELFSFWNIDQYPEGDYYNFQIWGHSFSQVFFIANYVLDQLNLDKPVVSQMVNDVLPPVFVSSGYYSNGQIHLNLINKTAASSLNFNASIAPTEVNEREDVSQTVALNGDWHQSITLQTGSLFDIGFSLSTSQSAQIDALYLADGPWGIDYLEDYASIDSFTITNHLDETQLDEHFVERQPTITGNVTGNVNLFRHILPGDQTLNILPFQALEFEIQNNLPIEIVLMPKHMADWNNRLRYTIPANANPKTYNIAFTEFKNANNQTENIEDIKTVVFSVIGDYSSSKAFNLSVNHLKFTSKQEAISKNLTEDLDVVKVYPNPVKDKTNLIFNLNTSQVVNINVYDQLGKRVFRKELVGQQGLNTINLNLNNLNTGLYICTVTSIYKKFNPVKLIVN, encoded by the coding sequence ACTTACACAACAGATGGAACACCAAATTATTTAGAACCAATTGGCGATGTTGTTAGTGTAGAAACCTTAGAGATGATTAGTAATTCTTTACCAGAAAGTTATCCTGTACCAGAATACAATCCGCATTATATAACTTCTGGATATGACACCAATTTAGAAATTGAAGCTAATGCAGATGTTTGGGTTACTTTTGTGTCTGAAGGCGCAGGTTACAAAAATGTATTAGGATATTACACCTATGATGTAAATAATCCACCAACTACAACACCGCAACCAGAAGATATTACTATAATTTTTCCAAACGTATCTGCTTTAGGAAGTGGTGGCGGATTACTAGTCGGAGATAAAGTAAAAATAGGAAGTTTTACAGCAGGAACAGGAATTGGTTGGGTTTTATTAGCCAATGCTTGGAATAGTAATACAAGTACTGTTGGTAATGGTTTATGGCAATTATATTCTAATCCAGAATTTAATCCAGAAGCACAACCAGAATTACAACACCATAATGTATTATTAAACGATCCAGATAATCAAAGAATTATTTTAGGTTTTGAAGATATAAGAAGAGATTATGGTTCTTGTGATAACGATTTTAACGATGCTGTTTTTTACGTAACAGCCAATCCTTATACAGCGTTAAGAACGACTAATTATGCCGATGTAGCAAGTGCAACAGATGTTACCTCTGCAAATGATGGCGGATTAGAAAGTAATGGTAATCTTGCAACTTTAATAGCTAAAAGAAATTTTAAGCGTACTAAAACAGGCGAAGTTTATAACACTAAAAGATTACAAAATAAATTTGAAAAGTCTAGTAATATGCAATTGCGTAATAGTAATGCGCTAGTATTAGCTAATCTAATACCAGATACAGGCATGTATGGTGTAGAACAAGCTTATGAGTCTAGTCCAGAAGATTTACTAGGAATAACAAACGCTGTAAATATTTTTTCGGCAGATTTTTATAAAGAAGATCTAAGATTAGCAGCCGTACTTGCAACAGAAACAGAAGGTTCTATTTATGACCATTCAAAAGTGATTTGTGATAGGTTAAACAGTTCGGTTTTAGAAGATATAAGAACTGTAATGGTTAAAGGACATCAGATGATTAGTTCTAAAATATTAAGACAAACAGGAGAAACAGAATTCACGTTAAGTTTTTCTGTTAAAAAAGGAATGAATAATTATGAGCTGTTTAGCTTTTGGAATATTGACCAATATCCAGAAGGTGATTATTACAATTTTCAAATTTGGGGACATTCATTTTCTCAGGTTTTCTTCATAGCAAATTACGTGTTGGATCAATTAAATTTAGATAAACCAGTAGTTAGCCAAATGGTTAACGATGTATTACCTCCGGTTTTTGTAAGTTCTGGTTATTATTCTAATGGTCAAATTCATTTAAATCTTATAAACAAAACTGCAGCTTCTTCGTTAAATTTTAATGCTAGTATTGCACCAACAGAAGTTAATGAACGAGAAGATGTTTCGCAAACGGTTGCTCTTAATGGTGATTGGCATCAATCCATAACTTTACAAACAGGTAGTTTATTTGACATAGGTTTTTCTTTAAGTACATCGCAATCTGCACAAATAGATGCACTTTATTTAGCAGATGGACCTTGGGGAATAGATTATTTAGAGGATTATGCATCTATAGATTCGTTTACAATTACTAACCATTTAGATGAAACACAATTAGACGAACATTTTGTAGAAAGACAACCAACAATAACAGGAAACGTTACAGGAAATGTAAACCTATTTAGACATATTTTACCAGGTGATCAAACGTTAAATATTTTGCCTTTTCAAGCTTTAGAATTTGAAATACAAAACAATTTACCAATTGAAATTGTTTTGATGCCTAAACATATGGCAGATTGGAATAATAGATTAAGATATACTATACCTGCAAACGCAAATCCTAAAACGTATAATATTGCTTTTACAGAATTTAAAAACGCAAATAATCAAACAGAAAATATAGAAGATATAAAAACAGTTGTTTTTTCTGTGATTGGTGATTACAGTTCTAGCAAAGCATTTAATTTATCTGTAAACCATTTAAAATTTACCAGTAAGCAAGAAGCGATTAGTAAAAATCTAACTGAAGATCTTGATGTTGTAAAAGTTTATCCAAATCCAGTAAAAGATAAGACTAATTTAATATTTAATCTAAACACTTCTCAAGTAGTAAATATTAACGTTTACGATCAATTAGGTAAGCGTGTTTTTAGAAAAGAATTAGTAGGACAACAAGGTTTAAATACGATTAATTTAAACTTAAACAATCTAAATACAGGATTGTATATCTGTACAGTTACTAGTATTTACAAAAAATTTAATCCAGTAAAGTTAATAGTGAACTAA